From the genome of bacterium, one region includes:
- a CDS encoding AMP-binding protein — MTNSLTSLEIKILNSIQHNFPICPQPFKTLSFNLHIPKDEILNRIKELKKQGVIRRISPLFDTGKLGYVGTLVAMKVPEERIEKVAKIIDKYPEITHNYERDDEYNLWFTLIAPSNKEIEKIISRIKSETKINQLLNLERINKFKIRAIFQIDTVTPLQFEEDEFQPPKKKKPVSLNEIDWVILKELQVSLPLVNKPYQSIARKIGISEKKLLEKIESYRKSGIIKRVRAVLDHYKIGIKENVMVVLKVEPENILKVATILSQYPQVTHCYERTISPEWEYNLFAMIHARTKQECEEIISSILQKTNIITYKKLYTKRELKKVNPGYFGNWGQTLITEFTSVYSFLEDSATKYPENIAIVYENNRISYTQLYKLVLKLAFILEKQGVKKGERVVILLNNSINYVISYFAILKIGAIAVALNTDTTSLELEGLLKDVEPKCVITNKTCLQYLSRINNLDFLIIEEKALKEILEQEYIFRDSKVIINENDIAQIIYTSGTTGKPKGIILTHLNLIDNANSIIEYLKLTKEDSLMVILPFYYSYGNSLLLTHIKVGGKLVISTQFVFLNKVLELMIKEQVTGFSGVPSSYALLLHKSNIRNLQFPDLRYITCAGGALPKENILRLKEILPDVEIYIMYGQTEACARLSYLEPDKLILKLGSLGKGIPRVELKVKNKQGQEVQLGEVGEIIARGKNIMKGYWKQPQETKKVLKKDGLHTGDLATVDEEGYIYMVGRKSDMIKTGAFRVSPQEIEDVLVKHKDVMECGVIGVPDQILSEVIKAFIVLTDDAQTTEKEILRFCKENLPYYKVPGYIEFIPSLPKTKSGKIKRYELKKIG, encoded by the coding sequence AAAGATGAAATATTAAATCGAATTAAAGAATTAAAAAAACAGGGCGTTATCCGTAGAATTAGTCCATTGTTTGACACAGGTAAATTAGGCTATGTGGGAACACTGGTGGCAATGAAAGTTCCAGAAGAAAGAATAGAGAAAGTGGCTAAAATAATCGACAAATACCCAGAAATTACCCATAATTACGAACGAGATGATGAATACAATCTCTGGTTCACTTTAATTGCACCCTCAAATAAAGAGATTGAAAAAATTATCAGCCGCATAAAATCAGAAACAAAAATTAACCAGCTATTGAACCTTGAGCGGATAAATAAATTTAAAATAAGGGCTATCTTTCAAATAGACACAGTAACCCCGTTACAATTTGAAGAAGATGAATTTCAACCACCAAAAAAGAAAAAACCTGTTTCCCTTAATGAAATTGATTGGGTAATACTTAAAGAATTACAAGTTAGTCTTCCACTGGTCAATAAGCCTTATCAATCTATTGCCCGGAAGATAGGAATTAGCGAAAAAAAACTATTGGAGAAGATAGAATCGTATAGAAAATCAGGGATTATAAAAAGAGTTCGGGCGGTGCTTGACCATTATAAAATAGGAATTAAAGAAAATGTTATGGTTGTTTTAAAAGTAGAGCCTGAAAATATCTTAAAAGTGGCGACAATTCTAAGTCAATATCCTCAAGTAACGCATTGCTATGAGCGAACAATCTCTCCTGAGTGGGAATATAATCTCTTTGCAATGATTCACGCCAGGACAAAACAAGAATGTGAAGAAATAATCTCTTCAATTTTACAAAAGACAAACATCATTACCTATAAAAAATTATATACAAAAAGAGAGTTAAAAAAGGTAAATCCAGGGTATTTTGGAAATTGGGGTCAGACCTTGATTACAGAATTCACCAGTGTATATTCTTTTCTTGAAGATAGTGCAACTAAATATCCAGAAAATATAGCAATAGTCTATGAGAATAATAGAATTAGCTATACTCAACTTTATAAGTTGGTTTTAAAGTTAGCCTTTATTTTAGAAAAACAAGGGGTAAAAAAAGGCGAGCGGGTCGTTATCTTACTCAATAATTCTATTAATTATGTCATCTCATATTTTGCTATTCTAAAGATTGGGGCTATTGCTGTCGCATTAAATACAGATACGACATCATTGGAGTTAGAAGGGTTATTAAAAGATGTAGAACCAAAATGTGTTATCACAAATAAAACCTGCCTTCAATATCTCTCCAGAATTAACAATTTAGATTTTTTAATCATAGAAGAAAAGGCATTAAAAGAGATTTTAGAGCAAGAATATATCTTTCGGGATTCAAAAGTAATAATAAATGAAAATGACATCGCTCAAATAATCTATACCTCTGGCACTACCGGTAAGCCAAAAGGTATCATACTCACTCATTTGAATTTGATTGATAACGCCAATTCCATTATTGAGTATTTAAAACTGACTAAAGAAGACAGTCTAATGGTCATCTTACCATTTTATTATTCTTATGGGAATTCATTACTTTTGACCCATATAAAGGTTGGGGGGAAACTTGTCATATCCACACAATTTGTCTTTTTAAACAAAGTGCTGGAATTAATGATTAAAGAGCAAGTAACTGGATTTTCAGGCGTCCCATCATCTTATGCCTTACTTCTTCATAAGTCGAATATCCGCAACTTACAGTTTCCAGATTTGAGATATATTACCTGTGCCGGAGGTGCCTTGCCAAAAGAGAATATTTTACGATTGAAAGAGATTTTACCGGATGTAGAAATCTATATTATGTATGGTCAAACAGAGGCTTGTGCAAGATTATCTTATCTTGAGCCAGATAAATTAATTCTAAAACTTGGTTCTCTTGGAAAAGGTATCCCTCGGGTAGAGTTAAAGGTTAAAAATAAACAGGGGCAGGAAGTCCAGTTAGGAGAAGTAGGTGAGATTATTGCCAGAGGTAAAAATATAATGAAGGGATACTGGAAACAACCTCAAGAGACTAAAAAGGTTTTGAAGAAAGATGGGTTACATACAGGTGATTTAGCCACTGTTGATGAAGAGGGCTATATTTATATGGTTGGTCGAAAATCGGATATGATAAAGACCGGCGCTTTTCGCGTTAGCCCCCAGGAAATTGAGGATGTTCTGGTTAAACATAAGGATGTTATGGAATGTGGCGTTATAGGTGTGCCTGACCAAATTTTAAGTGAAGTTATTAAAGCATTCATCGTCTTGACTGATGATGCTCAGACGACGGAAAAGGAGATATTACGCTTTTGCAAAGAAAATCTCCCATATTATAAAGTTCCCGGTTATATAGAATTTATCCCTTCCCTACCAAAAACAAAATCAGGGAAGATAAAGAGATATGAACTTAAAAAGATAGGTTAA